In Phragmites australis chromosome 16, lpPhrAust1.1, whole genome shotgun sequence, one DNA window encodes the following:
- the LOC133894751 gene encoding RPM1-interacting protein 4-like isoform X1, protein MAQQQKQAHVPKFGNWDNDGNVPYTVYFENARKGKGAGGKMINPNDPAENPEAFSVAAPSPNRSEGGSAAAPPRHERRPSDAPPLSPNPYAGSPYHRHAGGEPPRRGSGGGGGRTGGGYSVEQSPLHPYSHSSKADYSENGGYGLVANSVERSRAKGGSRGNETPTRGSAVPRFGDWDSNPASADGYTHIFNQVREEKQSQAGKPAAFDKDAARGNGAKQHDDGYASSKFSCFGWCK, encoded by the exons ATGGCA cagcagcagaagcaagCGCACGTCCCAAAGTTTGGCAACTGGGACAACGACGGCAACGTCCCGTACACGGTCTACTTCGAGAACGCGCGCAAGGGCAAGGGCGCCGGCGGCAAGATGATCAATCCCAACGACCCCGCCGAGAACCCGGAGGCCTTCTCCGTCGCGGCGCCGTCGCCGAACCGCTCCGAGGGGGGATCAGCGGCTGCTCCTCCGCGCCACGAGCGCCGGCCCAGCGACGCGCCGCCGCTGTCCCCCAACCCCTACGCCGGGTCGCCGTACCATCGCCACGCCGGCGGCGAGCCGCCAAGGAGAggtagcggtggtggtggtggacggaCAGGCGGCGGCTACAGCGTCGAGCAGTCGCCGTTGCACCCGTACAGCCACTCGAGCAAGGCCGACTACTCCGAGAACGGCGGCTACGGCCTCGTCGCCAACTCCGTCGAGCGGTCCCGCGCCAAGGGCGGCTCGCGCGGCAATGAGACA CCGACGAGGGGCTCGGCGGTGCCGAGGTTCGGCGACTGGGACTCGAACCCGGCGTCGGCGGACGGCTACACGCACATCTTTAACCAGGTGAGGGAGGAGAAGCAGAGCCAGGCGGGGAAGCCGGCGGCGTTCGACAAGGACGCCGCACGTGGCAACGGCGCCAAGCAGCACGACGACGGCTATGCCTCCTCC AAGTTCTCGTGCTTTGGATGGTGCAAATAG
- the LOC133894751 gene encoding RPM1-interacting protein 4-like isoform X2 yields the protein MAQQKQAHVPKFGNWDNDGNVPYTVYFENARKGKGAGGKMINPNDPAENPEAFSVAAPSPNRSEGGSAAAPPRHERRPSDAPPLSPNPYAGSPYHRHAGGEPPRRGSGGGGGRTGGGYSVEQSPLHPYSHSSKADYSENGGYGLVANSVERSRAKGGSRGNETPTRGSAVPRFGDWDSNPASADGYTHIFNQVREEKQSQAGKPAAFDKDAARGNGAKQHDDGYASSKFSCFGWCK from the exons ATGGCA cagcagaagcaagCGCACGTCCCAAAGTTTGGCAACTGGGACAACGACGGCAACGTCCCGTACACGGTCTACTTCGAGAACGCGCGCAAGGGCAAGGGCGCCGGCGGCAAGATGATCAATCCCAACGACCCCGCCGAGAACCCGGAGGCCTTCTCCGTCGCGGCGCCGTCGCCGAACCGCTCCGAGGGGGGATCAGCGGCTGCTCCTCCGCGCCACGAGCGCCGGCCCAGCGACGCGCCGCCGCTGTCCCCCAACCCCTACGCCGGGTCGCCGTACCATCGCCACGCCGGCGGCGAGCCGCCAAGGAGAggtagcggtggtggtggtggacggaCAGGCGGCGGCTACAGCGTCGAGCAGTCGCCGTTGCACCCGTACAGCCACTCGAGCAAGGCCGACTACTCCGAGAACGGCGGCTACGGCCTCGTCGCCAACTCCGTCGAGCGGTCCCGCGCCAAGGGCGGCTCGCGCGGCAATGAGACA CCGACGAGGGGCTCGGCGGTGCCGAGGTTCGGCGACTGGGACTCGAACCCGGCGTCGGCGGACGGCTACACGCACATCTTTAACCAGGTGAGGGAGGAGAAGCAGAGCCAGGCGGGGAAGCCGGCGGCGTTCGACAAGGACGCCGCACGTGGCAACGGCGCCAAGCAGCACGACGACGGCTATGCCTCCTCC AAGTTCTCGTGCTTTGGATGGTGCAAATAG
- the LOC133896484 gene encoding uncharacterized protein LOC133896484, whose translation MYSDRSSGRKRSVMDRLGSGGGGGSSRSRPDDAKRFCQADWTWRRELYKDSGGIQSSSGLTSISLQSNQKSQLQKSIEVVKKSSVPDLREKLSGVQRPQLNSTFQIPKPVKEIVKSDKSVKKRDPPPIAAPPVTKKIGTPAPSAQKQSQEKADASLDSLLKSLDLEKYLINFLAEEVDMKALVHMNEEDMKSLGIPMGPRKKILSALSSKSLPTS comes from the exons ATGTACTCCGATAGGTCCTCCGGGAGGAAGCGCTCTGTCATGGACCGCCTCGGGtcgggcggcggaggcggcagctCCCGCTCGCGACCTGACGACGCAAAAAG GTTCTGCCAGGCTGATTGGACTTGGAGACGTGAGCTTTATAAGGATTCTGGAGGAATTCAAAGTTCTT CTGGACTTACTTCCATAAGTCTTCAATCAAACCAAAAATCTCAATTGCAGAAAAGCATTGAAGTTGTGAAGAAATCATCTGTTCCAGATCTTCGTGAAAAGTTATCTGGGGTCCAGCGCCCTCAACTTAACAGTACTTTTCAGATCCCAAAGCCTGTAAAAGAGATTGTTAAGAGCGACAAATCTGTTAAAAAGAGAGACCCCCCTCCTATTGCTGCTCCTCCAGTCACTAAGAAAATCGGCACACCAGCACCATCTGCACAGAAGCAATCCCAGGAAAAG GCTGATGCATCCCTTGACAGTTTACTGAAGTCTCTTGATCTTGAGAAGTATCTGATAAATTTCCTGGCTGAAGAG GTTGATATGAAGGCTCTGGTTCACATGAATGAAGAAGATATGAAGTCTTTAGGAATTCCCATG GGCCCGCGGAAAAAGATACTATCAGCGTTGTCTTCGAAATCACTGCCTACCAGTTGA